Sequence from the Chelonoidis abingdonii isolate Lonesome George chromosome 1, CheloAbing_2.0, whole genome shotgun sequence genome:
aaCCTGATCGCATTTATCTAAACGTTCAGACCTTACACAGCATTCttgcttacagcattgctgctctgtcatagaatattagggttggaagagacctcagaaggtcatctagtccaatcccctgctcaaagcaggaccaacaccaactaaatcaacccatccagggctttgtcaagccaggccttaaaaacctctaaggaaggagattccaccacctcctccagtgcttcactgccctcctagtgaaacagtgtttcctaatatccaacctagaccaccctcacttcaacttgagaccattgctccttattctgtccctactgcccagagaacaacagacaaagggaaagtttccttccccatttaaaaagttttagcctcattggctcttttggtcaggtgcccacttttttttttcttttctctttaccTGGGGTCCTTTTTAACCCCTTAGAGGTAAAGCAggtaaagaacagctaccaagagggattttacagctaactggctggctgggtgtccatcaaagggagctatcccACTACTTTATCACATCACACCCCATACCCACCACCAGAGTCGACTAGACTCCCCCTCAGGCTCCACTCCTTCTCTAAGACCTTTGGCTTCACAGCCTAGGGGCAGAAAAGTTGTGTATCTTCCAGGCACCATGCACTAGGAACACAAACTCAAAGGTCACTCACAGTAGATTATGCAAAATTCCATAAAttgatcctcctccttccttcttaTTCACAGCTGTAATTAGGTGTAAAACAGATACCTTGTTGCTCTAAGATCCTGGGACTGACATTGCTAacagatactacctcacccaccttgtctctcagagaACAGTGCTGACATTTTAAATCAGCATAATTGGACATGTGAGTTAGCATCCACTGAAATAAACATGGCAGGTTAAGCCTCTCAGAGCCCTTGTTTCAAGCTGcctgcagattcaggcagatgTCATGAGTTcatattttgaaggttttcttcacaaccatcagggctagaaacttatgTCATAGATTTGTAGAGtttaaggcagaagggaccattagaccatctagtctaacctcgTGTATATCTCAGGCCCTTAACcttcaaaaagttatttttaattaaatctgaaaTTATGGAGAACAAAatgggagaaaaataaataaatcctagGTCACCAGCCTAGTGCAGCCCAGCTACCTTTTCCATCAGGGATTGCCCCCTTGCTACCTTTGACTGGGTCTCCTCACCCAAGGTCTCCACCCTGCTGTGATCTAGGGACAGGACCCTCTCTTCCCGGCCCTCCATTGGTCAAGAGACAGGCTCTCATACTTGCAGGGCTCATGTTAGGGGGAGACAGCTCCCTTCACTCCCAGGACTCCCTTGACTGGTATTTGGGTCCCTTGACTCTAGGGTGGAGACAGAGGGGTCTGCACCAGTCTCTGGGGATAAGGTTATCTATCTCTCTGTCTATCTGCTCAGGTGCTTCGTCATGGTTGCCGCAGGAATGAGACATACCAAGTGCTGAGTGAAGAGAAAGGTGAAGAGGAGGTGCTGCTCTGGAGCCAGAAATTCTTCAGCTTGACTGAGGGATGAGTGGAGGAGAGAGGACAGAGGAAGACcccagggaggaagggaaaagggggcATAGGACACTGAATGGACCTtgtggaggcagagagaggaggagaaacttgACAGGACCTGAAGCAACTTTTCTCaacctctgtctgtctctctgtccccAGGGAAAATGTCTAGTGCCCATCCCTGCTTTCATCCAAGTGCCACAGCTTCCTCTCTGCTCCATACAGCAGTGTGAATGACAGCACCCCAGAACTCACTGGGGAatccctgaccttggcatttcatTTGACACCAACCCGGGCACTGTACAGTTTCAGCTGTCCCCCAGGTGCCTCTAAGGCTCAGCAGCAACAGGGACTCCAGCAACAGGAGCGGCATCAGCCCTGGGGTGATTCACTTGGAGTCTCTGCTAGTTTCCAGGTTCCTGCCTGATGGCCCTTGCCCAAAGCCCACAATGTCTTTACCCTCAGGCCTCCTGCTATCGACACAACCAGTGGGTTGTTTTCCTATATTATGTTTTGGTTTATAAAGAGCCTGTTCAGCCAAAGTGCTTCACTTTCTCTGTTCTTTTAGCTACTGTTCTTTTTGAACCACATGATCCTCTCCCTACTCCTTCATCCACACTAGCTTCGTCAGTCAGCAGTGTCTCTTGCACTCTCACTGGTTCCCCTTACGCATTCACCAATGCCCCCTCATTTAACTGCATACAAAGGGCACTGGAGTCCTGAGCTTTCAGAATGGACTCTGAGtgctgtctcccccaccccagtgcatgCGCGGAAGTGCCCACCCAGGGTTTCACACACACAGTAGCTCATGCTCGCATCTTTTGCTAATACAATAATTTTATTCCTAATATTTTAAGGGTTTATTTGACTCAGTGTTCAACCccatgtccctccccccaccccccaaaaaaaaaattcagagaatgCCATCACAAGCGAGTAAACCCAAATACCCTTGAGCCACATCCCAGACAAACCCCTCTGTAACTGCGGAACAACCTctgtgcagccccctcccccccgaaatGCCCCCTCTGAAGCAATCAGTTCCCTCCTCATTGGGGTGGTAAAGggtctccatccccctccccctcccatgtgTATATTCCTCTCTGGAGCTCTCAGTCCCTCTCTCTGAGTCATCCCCTCCCCATGTCTTCCCCAAGGTTACCCCGCCTCTTGGTGCTGGCACTCTTGCCCACCatttgctccctccccccagttcagtTCAGCTCCCCCTCACCGGCAGGTGTGCACCTCCACAAGGTGGTGGCACTGCTTACACTTGACTGAGCAGCACCAGTGGAACTTGCAGCTGCATCTCTCCACCATCTCGGCCTGGGCCGTGCGGAAGCCTCGCCCGCAGCACAGCAGCTCGCAGCCATCCATGGCGTGGGACGTCCGGTTGCACTGGCGTCCGGAGGTGCCAAAGACCCCGCTGTGGGTGTCCCGGTCACAGAAGTCTGGGCTGGCCACCAGGTAGACCAAGTCGTGAGCTGTGTAGGGTTTGAAGCGGGAGCTCTTGGGCACCAGGAGCTTGCGGGAACCAACCCGCTTGGGGTGCACCTCTGTGGCCCCCTCAAATTTCTCTTTCAGGACATTGCCCACCTTGCGGAATGGGGGCATCACCTTCCAGCAGGTGCGGACCTCGCAGGAACCTGACACTCCATGACACTTGCACTCTACCTTCATGTGGGACAGGATGGCCTGGCAAGTAGAAAGCGTCTGTCAGCAGGAGGGGGATGGCCTCATGCAGCCCACCTGAGGGTGCCAGTGAGAAGTGGATTTAAGCCTACAGTGGAGCTTCTTCTTACAACCCAGGGGGTGCTGCACGTGGGGAGTGTGACACAGAGAGTCAGGGAAAGGGATCACTCTAAGGTGTGTGACAGGGAACAGAGGCTGCTCACAGGAATATGAAATACAAGTCACTGATCCACTCATCAGCTGAAGGGATCCACTGTGGGGGGAAAGGACCTGCCCAGAACTACAGCAATCCCTTTGCAGAGGGATATGAGCAGACCttcttaaaaatgagaaagggaTCCACTCTGAGGTAGTAGAAGAAGGGATCTACTCTGCCACAAAGGAACAAAATCCACTATGAGTCAGAAGGAGGATCAGGGGCCTACTCAGGAGGCAGTGACTGGGGAAAGAGAACCATTCATTCAAAAGAGGTGAAGGGATGGGGAATCGCCTGAAGGCAGAGTGAGGGAAATGGATTCACTTTAAGAAaaaggcagaggaaggggaaTCCCCATCTAGACTATAGGAGGGAAAGAAAGCTGCTCTGAGGGAGGTggagctgaggaactgggatcCACTCCAAGGCATATAAAGAACAGGctctgctctggggcagagcaATGATAGACTCTGAAGAAAAGGCAGGGAATTGGATCCAATCAGAAGGGAAGGGCTCTCCTCAGAGGTAATCAGTTTGTGGGTGCCACTCTAATTTGGACAAAAAGAGTGGGGGATGGGACAGGCTCTGGTCCCCAACGAGAGGCTCAGACATCTGGGTATGTTCCCCAGCACATGGTACCAACTTTACCTTCCTACCAGCCTCATTGTTGTGCAGGTTCATGAGTGCTCGGCTGGACGAGACACCATGGCTCCGTTCAGGGTTATCCACGAAGGCTTGAGAAAAGGCAATACCATAGGACAGGTTGTCAGAGCAGCCTGACCACTGGAatcc
This genomic interval carries:
- the LOC116837447 gene encoding protein Wnt-4-like, with the translated sequence MEIVQLYVVLISVRHIRAVTWLHLAKQPSLRGTLQDSSACEGLKGLAEEQVRICQRQAEAMDSVKHGAELAIEECQHQFHNRRWNCSTLQGLQVFGKVAIQGTRESAFIHAISSAGVAFAVTRACSRGELEKCGCDRKIRGVSAEGFQWSGCSDNLSYGIAFSQAFVDNPERSHGVSSSRALMNLHNNEAGRKAILSHMKVECKCHGVSGSCEVRTCWKVMPPFRKVGNVLKEKFEGATEVHPKRVGSRKLLVPKSSRFKPYTAHDLVYLVASPDFCDRDTHSGVFGTSGRQCNRTSHAMDGCELLCCGRGFRTAQAEMVERCSCKFHWCCSVKCKQCHHLVEVHTCR